In Lujinxingia vulgaris, the following are encoded in one genomic region:
- a CDS encoding serine/threonine-protein kinase encodes MQALANAQKGDLPALKPGDLVAGRFRIVEIIGSGGFSVVYRAHQEGMNRFVALKVLKPRASADAKIVERFRREALFASQLTHANTITLFDYGQTEEGLCYIAMEFLRGRDLSDEVQHGRPMDLKRVWSILTQVCRSLAEAHRMGLIHRDLKPENIFLVDRDGHDHVKVLDFGVSKALSDFGDARASSLAPLTQEGTVFGTPLYMAPEQAMAEDISPAVDVYALGHIAFEMITGRAAYDGQMSPMDVMLKQINDPPLELPPPFADLPFFELIKSCTHKDPYRRIRNAGELLEALMQEAFLPYMDLREVPPSLRTSNQPRPLVALPAAGDELEQPGLAEEVYRWELSVLSEMLREVQESAQLRLAVIRGNPGTGRSNLLRAFLRQQKNQLGVRLIHRESNPSATSPTAGLETDLAQVAGLRLRGEGIKEVNRLLRELHGEQDDATLTELMPVRIDSNPLSELTSLRDAFLSRMVEPFRRASRVGSLIWGIENLETLDTLTLAFLDRFLRELQVHPAPILVVVTVHPDALSRRPGMMRYTDAIVEAPATYARQLRLLEPGARKEGHAESSEVLQELADISSGATVDGSYLGSSPSPLRSSESDETTSADASSTTREPVPTADPTDEEIARWAAIADGAQPLIPEPAAPAAPTRDDSPRTERVELFTSPDQPSEAPPAEIHQAFDGVLGYLAQLDERAIERPLWEFVYHRVLPFETTRVMGVILEHAERFGIIRLTDDAIAFSDQEYAHNLRQLFAEREDAIEAHLNLAKLLHEFAPRPTPRDLRRIVHHAIKGHDFERAISLLVEAGESAYEELDLDSAREHFLQFKALLDDLSMRSPTPAAAYVPHPGVWLRLGEVQGALGEHGAAEDALLRAIREARDEDHTLRANAHKLLADLAMSQTRYEDALHHYEAARDLFKKTALARPYVATLAEIGRCAVLLGRPRQAEGILLQSIDKAEKLQDDALRARQHRYMGDVLTRQGRFLEAVDHLKRAMEIFDDDDHPRDVVACLQELGRAHFAAGLFEASRDNFTRALALTSTHHLHDEHTPHVGLARALAALESLQQAELHLVEAMSFYGTRNDALRRARVQFHLGDLYLAMGRPQIAHEHYEHVFYVGEETGQRELAFNALVRQAYACFDQGEDAAAFEALSDAVTFADEVVDAEQTAVARAHIIYLQLLGSGFKARGEFFTSLLVAGPGERVLASNVLCDLFRADVALARNDLSEAATLLARARLNAASLGSYGVFIALARREHELGQVRGRLANPHIGSGYAIGSILPPEVGRRRFTSTRIGTTNA; translated from the coding sequence ATGCAGGCCCTCGCCAACGCACAAAAAGGCGATCTTCCGGCGCTCAAACCCGGCGATCTGGTCGCCGGCCGCTTTCGCATCGTCGAGATCATCGGCTCCGGGGGCTTCTCCGTCGTCTACCGTGCCCACCAGGAGGGCATGAACCGCTTTGTGGCGCTCAAGGTGCTCAAGCCGCGGGCCTCGGCCGACGCCAAGATCGTGGAGCGCTTCCGCCGCGAGGCCCTCTTCGCAAGCCAGCTCACCCACGCCAACACCATCACCCTCTTCGACTACGGCCAGACCGAAGAGGGTCTGTGCTACATCGCCATGGAGTTTCTGCGCGGGCGCGACTTAAGCGATGAGGTCCAGCACGGCCGGCCGATGGATCTCAAGCGGGTCTGGTCCATCCTCACCCAGGTCTGCCGCAGCCTGGCCGAAGCCCACCGCATGGGGCTGATCCACCGCGACCTTAAGCCCGAGAACATCTTTCTGGTCGACCGCGACGGCCACGACCACGTCAAAGTCCTCGATTTCGGCGTCTCCAAGGCCCTGAGCGATTTTGGCGACGCCCGCGCAAGCTCGCTGGCCCCGCTCACCCAGGAGGGCACCGTCTTCGGCACGCCGCTGTACATGGCCCCGGAGCAGGCCATGGCCGAAGACATCAGCCCGGCGGTCGACGTCTACGCCCTGGGCCACATCGCCTTTGAGATGATCACCGGGCGCGCGGCCTACGACGGGCAGATGAGCCCGATGGACGTGATGCTCAAACAGATCAACGATCCCCCCCTGGAGCTCCCCCCGCCCTTTGCCGATCTGCCCTTTTTTGAGCTCATCAAAAGCTGCACCCACAAAGATCCCTACCGGCGCATCCGCAACGCCGGCGAGCTCTTGGAAGCGCTGATGCAGGAGGCGTTTCTGCCTTATATGGATCTTCGGGAAGTGCCGCCCAGCCTGCGCACATCCAACCAGCCCCGCCCCCTGGTCGCGCTGCCGGCCGCCGGCGACGAGCTGGAGCAACCGGGCCTGGCCGAAGAGGTCTACCGCTGGGAGCTCTCGGTGCTCTCCGAGATGTTGCGCGAGGTCCAGGAGTCGGCCCAACTTCGCCTGGCGGTCATTCGCGGCAACCCCGGCACCGGGCGCAGCAACCTCCTTCGCGCCTTTCTGCGCCAGCAGAAAAACCAGCTCGGCGTGCGCCTGATCCACCGTGAATCCAACCCCTCGGCCACAAGCCCCACCGCCGGGCTGGAGACCGATCTGGCGCAGGTCGCCGGGCTGCGCCTGCGCGGCGAGGGCATCAAAGAGGTCAACCGCCTGCTGCGTGAGCTTCACGGGGAGCAGGACGACGCCACCCTCACCGAGCTGATGCCGGTGCGCATCGACTCCAACCCCTTGAGCGAGCTCACCTCGCTGCGCGACGCCTTTTTAAGTCGCATGGTCGAGCCCTTTCGGCGCGCCTCCCGCGTCGGCTCGCTGATCTGGGGCATCGAGAATTTAGAGACCCTCGACACCCTCACCCTGGCCTTCCTCGACCGCTTTCTGCGCGAACTTCAGGTGCATCCGGCCCCCATCCTTGTGGTCGTCACCGTGCACCCCGACGCCTTGAGCCGCCGCCCGGGCATGATGCGCTACACCGACGCCATCGTGGAGGCCCCGGCGACCTACGCACGCCAGCTGCGTCTGCTGGAACCCGGCGCCCGCAAAGAGGGCCACGCCGAGTCGAGCGAGGTCTTGCAGGAGCTGGCCGACATCAGCTCCGGCGCCACCGTCGACGGCTCGTATCTTGGCAGCTCCCCGAGCCCTCTTCGATCTTCGGAAAGCGACGAAACAACTTCGGCCGACGCTTCGTCGACCACGCGCGAGCCGGTGCCCACCGCCGATCCCACCGACGAGGAGATCGCCCGCTGGGCGGCCATAGCCGACGGCGCCCAGCCTCTGATCCCCGAGCCCGCAGCGCCCGCCGCACCGACCCGCGACGACTCGCCGCGCACCGAGCGCGTCGAGCTCTTCACCTCCCCCGACCAACCCTCAGAAGCGCCCCCGGCCGAGATTCATCAGGCCTTCGACGGCGTGCTCGGCTACCTGGCCCAGCTCGACGAGCGCGCCATCGAGCGCCCCCTCTGGGAGTTCGTCTATCATCGCGTGCTCCCCTTTGAGACCACCCGCGTGATGGGCGTGATCCTCGAGCACGCCGAGCGCTTTGGCATCATCCGCCTCACCGACGACGCCATCGCGTTCAGTGACCAGGAGTACGCCCACAACCTGCGCCAGCTCTTCGCCGAGCGCGAAGACGCCATTGAGGCCCATCTCAACCTGGCAAAGCTCTTGCACGAGTTTGCGCCCCGGCCCACCCCGCGCGACCTTCGCCGCATTGTGCATCACGCCATCAAGGGCCACGACTTTGAGCGCGCCATCAGCCTTCTGGTCGAGGCTGGCGAGTCGGCCTACGAGGAACTCGACCTGGACTCGGCGCGCGAGCATTTTTTGCAGTTCAAAGCCCTGCTCGACGACCTGTCCATGCGCTCCCCCACCCCGGCGGCGGCCTATGTGCCCCACCCCGGCGTGTGGCTGCGCCTGGGCGAAGTGCAGGGCGCGCTTGGCGAGCACGGCGCCGCCGAAGACGCGCTCCTGCGCGCGATCCGCGAGGCCCGCGATGAGGATCACACCCTGCGCGCCAACGCCCACAAACTCCTGGCGGACCTGGCCATGAGCCAGACCCGTTATGAAGACGCGCTGCACCACTACGAGGCCGCCCGCGACCTCTTTAAAAAGACGGCGCTGGCCCGCCCCTACGTCGCAACGCTTGCCGAGATCGGCCGCTGCGCCGTGCTGCTTGGCCGCCCCCGCCAGGCCGAGGGCATCCTGCTGCAGAGCATCGACAAGGCCGAGAAGTTGCAGGACGACGCCCTGCGCGCCCGCCAGCACCGCTACATGGGTGATGTGCTCACCCGCCAGGGGCGGTTCTTAGAGGCCGTCGACCACCTCAAACGCGCCATGGAGATCTTCGACGACGACGATCACCCCCGCGACGTCGTCGCCTGCCTCCAGGAGCTCGGCCGCGCGCACTTCGCAGCCGGCCTCTTCGAGGCCTCCCGCGACAACTTCACCCGGGCGCTGGCCCTGACCTCCACGCATCACCTGCACGACGAGCACACCCCGCACGTGGGCCTGGCGCGCGCGCTTGCGGCACTTGAGAGCCTTCAGCAGGCCGAGCTCCACCTGGTCGAAGCGATGAGCTTCTACGGCACCCGCAACGACGCGCTGCGCCGCGCCCGGGTGCAGTTTCACCTGGGCGACCTCTACCTGGCGATGGGTCGCCCCCAGATCGCCCACGAGCATTACGAGCACGTCTTCTACGTCGGCGAGGAGACCGGCCAGCGCGAGCTGGCCTTCAACGCGCTGGTGCGTCAGGCCTACGCCTGCTTCGACCAGGGCGAAGACGCCGCCGCCTTCGAAGCCCTCTCCGACGCGGTCACCTTCGCCGACGAAGTCGTCGACGCCGAGCAGACCGCGGTGGCCCGCGCCCACATCATCTACCTGCAACTTCTCGGCAGCGGCTTTAAGGCGCGCGGCGAGTTCTTCACGTCTTTGCTGGTCGCCGGCCCGGGGGAGCGCGTGCTGGCGTCCAACGTGCTCTGCGACCTCTTCCGCGCCGACGTGGCCCTGGCCCGCAACGACCTCAGCGAAGCCGCCACCCTCCTCGCCCGCGCTCGCCTCAACGCCGCCAGCCTCGGGAGCTACGGCGTCTTCATCGCCCTGGCCCGCCGCGAACACGAGCTCGGCCAGGTCCGCGGCCGCCTCGCCAACCCCCACATCGGCTCTGGCTACGCGATCGGCTCCATCCTCCCCCCCGAGGTCGGCCGTCGCCGCTTCACATCGACACGCATCGGCACGACGAACGCATAA